A section of the Falco rusticolus isolate bFalRus1 chromosome Z, bFalRus1.pri, whole genome shotgun sequence genome encodes:
- the LOC119140976 gene encoding monocarboxylate transporter 13-like: MQAKDSSPPDGGYGWVVVVSAFIVMGLTVAVLKTFGLFFVEIQEHFDELASTTSWITSVTIAIFHLGAPVASSLCVRYTHRAVVITGGLLAFSGMALGCLGLNMIWMYATTGFLQGLGISFSWTPAISIVSHYFSKKRALANAIASAGESAFAFTFGPFFQWLISQYGWKGALLIIGGIQLNICVCGALMRPLASSCLLEASHSETETPAGDGESRTNKDQSPITHKTFNWMLVRQPEFVLYAIFGLLAAMSFFVPPLFLVPLSYSLGIDESWTASLLSILATVDFAGRLLCGWYANLHITRTVHLLTMTIALISTSLMLLPLANNYLSLAIFTGFYGFFFGTTVAVHITVLADVAGMPDFDSALGLFMLIRSAGGFVGPPLAGLIVDMAGDYRAGFYMAGATLVLSAGFLVTLDQLQQKKERSSQPNTKPKKPTLLYPSLHLLKLQNRRYQEHSVVV, translated from the exons ATGCAGGCCAAAGACAGCAGTCCACCAGATGGTGGCTATGGATGGGTTGTGGTAGTGTCAGCCTTCATCGTGATGGGCCTCACTGTTGCTGTCCTCAAGACTTTTGGTCTGTTCTTTGTTGAAATCCAGGAGCACTTTGATGAACTTGCAAGCACCACTTCCTGGATCACATCAGTAACTATTGCCATCTTTCATTTAGGAG CCCCTGTTGCCAGCTCACTGTGTGTACGGTACACCCATCGGGCAGTTGTGATCACTGGAGGACTCCTGGCTTTTTCAGGAATGGCACTGGGATGTCTTGGACTCAACATGATCTGGATGTATGCAACAACTGGCTTCCTACAGG GACTTGGGATTTCCTTTTCATGGACGCCAGCCATTAGCATTGTTAGCcattatttttccaagaaaagagcTTTGGCCAATGCTATTGCCAGTGCTGGAGAATCTGCCTTTGCATTCACGTTTGGGCCATTTTTCCAGTGGTTGATCAGTCAATATGGATGGAAAGGTGCCCTCTTGATCATAGGTGGCATCCAACTCAACATTTGTGTCTGTGGAGCACTGATGCGACCCCTggcaagcagctgcctgcttgAGGCTAGCCATTCTGAAACTGAGACACCGGCTGGCGATGGTGAATCTAGGACAAACAAAGATCAGTCTCCCATCACACACAAAACCTTCAACTGGATGCTTGTGAGGCAACCAGAGTTTGTACTTTATGCCATTTTTGGCCTATTAGCTGCTATGAGTTTTTTTGTTCCTCCATTATTTTTAGTTCCACTTAGCTACAGCCTGGGAATAGATGAATCGTGGACTGCATCCCTCCTATCCATTTTGGCTACAGTGGACTTTGCAGGCAGACTGCTATGTGGCTGGTATGCCAATCTCCACATTACCAGAACTGTTCATTTGCTGACAATGACAATTGCACTGATCAGTACTTCCCTGATGCTGTTGCCACTGGCTAACAATTACCTGTCCTTGGCAATATTCACTGGCTTCTATGGATTCTTCTTTGGTACGACAGTTGCCGTTCACATTACAGTGCTAGCAGATGTTGCGGGCATGCCAGATTTTGACAGTGCTCTAGGACTTTTCATGCTCATTCGAAGTGCTGGAGGTTTTGTGGGGCCTCCTCTTGCTG gtcTGATTGTGGACATGGCTGGAGATTACAGAGCAGGTTTCTACATGGCAGGAGCCACTCTTGTTCTATCAGCTGGATTTTTAGTTACTTTAGACCaacttcaacagaaaaaagaaagaagcagccagCCTAATACTAAACCAAAGAAGCCAACATTACTCTACCCTTCCCTCCACCTCCTGAAACTTCAAAACAGAAGGTATCAAGAACATAGTGTAGTGGTGTGA